The genomic region GCGGCACGCCCTGCGCGATCGGATGGGTCGGGTCCACCGTCCAGACAATCTCGCGGTCCCGTTCCGAGCGCCAGCGCAGCGTGCAGGTGGTGCCCATGAGCTTGCCGAAGATCTTCGACCAGTGCCCGGAGTGGAGCACCACAAGGCCCATTCCGGCCAGCACGTGCCGGTGGACGCGCTCCACCACCTCGTCCGCCACCTCGCCGTGGGCGGCGTGGCCCCACCAGACCAGGACATCCGTGTCCCGCAGCCGCTCCTCGGTGAGGCCGTGCTCTGGCTCGTCGAGGGTCACGGTTGCCACCTCGGCCCGCGGGCCAAGGTTCTCCTCGATGCCCTCACGGATGGTGTTGTGCATGCCGTCCGGATAGATCTCGGCCACGTGGGGCTGGTGCTGTTCGTGGCGGTTTTCGCCCCATACGGTGACGCGCAGGGGAGTGTGGTTCTCAGTCATGAATGGTTCCTTAGGTTCAAAATGATGAAGGAGCTATTTG from Arthrobacter globiformis harbors:
- a CDS encoding ThuA domain-containing protein, with the translated sequence MTENHTPLRVTVWGENRHEQHQPHVAEIYPDGMHNTIREGIEENLGPRAEVATVTLDEPEHGLTEERLRDTDVLVWWGHAAHGEVADEVVERVHRHVLAGMGLVVLHSGHWSKIFGKLMGTTCTLRWRSERDREIVWTVDPTHPIAQGVPHPFIIPEQEMYGEHFDIPAPDELIFLSTFSGGEVFRSGCTFKRGYGKIFFFSPGDQDYPVYHHRDVRRVIANGVEWARTLRPERTDPVLLRYETEAFYTGHSYEGAMAN